In a genomic window of Buteo buteo chromosome 29, bButBut1.hap1.1, whole genome shotgun sequence:
- the STX5 gene encoding LOW QUALITY PROTEIN: syntaxin-5 (The sequence of the model RefSeq protein was modified relative to this genomic sequence to represent the inferred CDS: inserted 1 base in 1 codon), whose product MNARRRHGSRQREAGVYLGPPQTQAVLPPPAPPPXAAPPDAMSCRDRTQEFLSACKSLQGRQDGVQPGRAAPGLGRQRSEFSLIRREHFSRAPVSALPLAASNLGSSAVLQDEPQRAGAVAIEMDARTSQQLQLIDEQDSYIQSRADTMQNIESTIVELGSIFQQLAHMVKEQEETIQRIDASVEDAQLNVEAAHGEILKYFQSVTSNRWLMVKIFLILIVFFIVFVVFLA is encoded by the exons ATGAACGCGCGGCGCCGGCACGGCTCTAGGCAGCGGGAAGCGGGCGTTTACCTGGGGCCCCCCCAGACACAAGCCGTGCTCCCCCCaccggctccccccc ccgctgcccccccggACGCCATGTCGTGCCGTGACCGGACCCAGGAGTTTCTCTCTGCCTGCAAATCCCTGCAGGGCCGGCAG GACGGGGTGCAGCCCGGCAGAGCAGCTCCGGGCCTCGGGCGGCAGCGCAGCGAGTTCAGCCTCAT CCGCCGTGAGCATTTCTCCCGTGCCCCCGTCTCTGCTTTACCCCTCGCTGCCAGCAACCTGG GCAGCTCCGCGGTGCTGCAGGACGAGCCACAGCGCGCCGGCGCGGTGGCCATCGAGATGGACGCACGGACGAGCCAACAGCTACAGCTGATCGACGAGCAG GATTCCTATATCCAGAGCCGGGCAGACACGATGCAGAACATCGAATCCACCATCGTGGAGCTGGGCTCCATTTTCCAGCAGCTGGCACACATGgtgaaggagcaggaggagacGATCCAGAG GATCGACGCCAGCGTGGAGGACGCGCAGTTGAATGTGGAAGCGGCCCACGGGGAGATCCTCAAGTATTTCCAGTCGGTCACCTCCAACCGTTGGCTGATGGTCAAGATCTTCCTCATCCTCATCGTCTTCTTCATCGTCTTCGTCGTTTTCCTGGCCTGA
- the TAF6L gene encoding TAF6-like RNA polymerase II p300/CBP-associated factor-associated factor 65 kDa subunit 6L isoform X2: MKHTRRRKLTVEDFNRALRWSNVEAVCGYGSQDALPFRAIKEGELYFQEDREVNLVDLALATNIPKGCAETAVRVHVSYLDGKGNLEPQGAVPSAVSTLTDDLLKYYQHVTRAVLGDDPQLMKVALQDLQTNSKIAALLPYFVYVVSGVKSVSHDLEQLNRLLHIARSLIQNPFLCLGSYVRSLIASVMYCALEPLAASINPLNDHWTLRDYAAMLLSRIFWTHGDLVSGLYHQILLSLQKVLADPVRPLCSHYGAVVGLHALGWKAVERVLYPHLPTYWANLQAVLDDYSVSNAQVKADGHKVYGAILVAVERLLKMKAQQAPTPASGAGPRQEGSPRHSPKQDPPAEAGFGLGRPLLQLGGGSGGPPSAAAPVPPALSLHDMYRELYDFFGDSLAARFGTGLPPATLPTPGTPEGARKEPPAFGGEGAARKMPQLTANATVSPREEESPRGEPPAGRPALHRPASLARPRGTPRQPGHRPGARDVFQKCRFAPRGAPRFSFVIAGRQAGRRCQGRLFQTSFPQHHGPGHVSRYAQKLPMIGRTTRPARRWPRAEYSLHLLL; this comes from the exons ATGAAACACACGCGGCGACGCAAACTCACCGTGGAAGACTTCAACCGGGCGCTGCGCTGGAGCAATGTTGAG gcggTGTGTGGATACGGCTCCCAGGACGCGCTGCCATTCCGGGCCATCAAGGAGGGTGAGCTGTACTTCCAGGAGGACCGGGAGGTCAACCTGGTGGATCTGGCCCTGGCCACCAACATCCCCAAGGGCTGCGCTGAGACGGCCGTGCGAG TCCACGTCTCCTACCTGGATGGAAAAGGCAACCTGGAACCACAGGGAGCCG TGCCCAGCGCCGTCTCCACGCTGACCGACGACCTGCTCAAGTACTACCAGCACGTCACCCGGGCGGTGTTGGGCGATGACCCTCAGCTGATGAAG GTAGCcctgcaggacctgcagaccaaCTCCAAGATCGCCGCCCTCCTGCCCTACTTCGTCTACGTGGTCAGCGGG GTGAAATCAGTGAGTCACGACCTGGAGCAGCTGAACCGGCTTTTACACATCGCCCGCAGCCTGATCCAGAACCCCTTCCTCTGCTTGGGCTCCTACGTCCGCAGCCTGATCGCCAGCGTCATGTACTGCGCGCTGGAGCCGCTGGCCGCCTCCATCAACCCCCTCAACGACCACTGGACCCTGCGCGACTACGCCGCCATGCTGCTCAGCCGCATCTTCTG GACCCACGGCGACCTGGTGAGCGGCCTCTACCATCAAATCCTGCTCTCGCTCCAGAAAGTGCTAGCCGATCCCGTGCGTCCCCTCTGCTCTCACTACGGCGCAGTGGTGGGGCTGCACGCCCTGGgctggaag GCGGTGGAGCGGGTGCTTtacccccacctccccacctATTGGGCCAACCTCCAGGCTGTGCTGGACGACTACTCGGTCTCCAATGCCCAGGTCAAGGCGGACGGGCACAAGGTTTACGGTGCCATCCTG gTGGCTGTCGAGCGCTTGCTGAAGATGAAGGCGCAGCAGGCGCCCACCCCGGCATCTGGGGCCGGCCCGCGGCAGGAGGGCTCCCCACGGCACAGCCCCAAGCAGGACCCCCCAGCCGAGGCGGGTTTCGGCCTCGGCCGGCCCCTGCTACAGTtggggggcggcagcggcggccccCCCTCGGCGGCAGCCCCCGTGCCGCCCGCCCTCTCCCTGCACGACATGTACCGCGAGCTCTACGACTTTTTCGGCGACAGCCTAGCTGCCCGTTTCGGCACCGGTTTGCCGCCGGCCACCCTACCGACCCCCGGCACCCCTGAGGGTGCCCGGAAGGAGCCGCCGGCCTTCGGGGGCGAGGGGGCGGCACGCAAGATGCCGCAGCTGACGGCCAACGCCACGGTGAGCCCACGGGAGGAGGAGAGCCCACGGGGAGAGCCCCCGGCCGGCCGCCCGGCGCTGCATCGCCCGGCTAGCctggcccggccccgcgggacCCCCCGGCAGCCCGGCCACCGGCCAGGCGCCCGCGACGTCTTCCAGAAATGCCGCTTCGCGCCTCGCGGCGCCCCGCGGTTCAGTTTCGTCATCGCGGGTCGCCAAGCCGGCCGACGCTGCCAGGGCCGCCTCTTCCAGACCAGTTTCCCGCAGCATCACGGACCCGGTCACGTCTCCCGCTATGCCCAGAAACTGCCCATGATCGGTCGCACCACCCGGCCGGCCCGGCGTTGGCCGCGCGCCGAGTactccctccacctcctcctctga
- the TMEM179B gene encoding transmembrane protein 179B, with protein sequence MAVSVLQLVELALHGAAFLCGIVCASALTVAQGEFGGWCILYGTVSWNGTALVPKSFSHISLCYFVSAVSVVVALYCFSLLLYGIYGCCTNESQWDRTWLSIALVVAFIILFFLLIAACILRVGMDALCASIVQTKSLSSCQDAEHKPWVSYSPTRFYSNLYSAQASAWVNVFLWCLLTTRLLVQRRREGSFPLLRRNDPEWSAETEAIFGGRPIQP encoded by the exons ATGGCGGTGTCCGTCCTGCAACTGGTGGAGTTGGCTCTCCACGGAGCTGCCTTCCTCTGCGGGATCGTCTGCGCTTCGGCCCTCACCGTGGCACAG GGAGAATTTGGAGGCTGGTGTATCCTCTACGGCACGGTGAGCTGGAATGGGACCGCCCTGGTGCCCAAGTCCTTCAGCCACATCTCCCTCTGCTATTTTGTCTCGGCCGTCTCCGTCGTGGTAGCCCTGTACTGCTTCTCGTTGCTCCTCTACGGCATCTACGGCTGCTGCACTAACGAGTCCCAGTG gGACCGCACCTGGCTCAGCATCGCCCTGGTCGTCGCCTTCAtcatcctcttcttcctccttatCGCAGCCTGCATCCTCCGCGTGGGGATGGATGCTCTCTGCGCCTCCATCGTGCAGACCAAGAGCCTGTCCAG CTGCCAGGATGCTGAGCACAAGCCGTGGGTGTCCTACAGCCCAACCCGCTTCTACAGCAACCTCTACAGCGCGCAG GCATCGGCCTGGGTGAACGTGTTCCTCTGGTGCCTGCTGACCACCCGGCTGCTGGTCCAGCGACGGAGGGAGGGTTCTTTCCCGCTGCTGCGTCGCAACGATCCCGAGTGGAGTGCCGAGACGGAAGCCATTTTCGGGGGACGCCCGATACAGCcctga
- the TMEM223 gene encoding transmembrane protein 223: MAAARARAAAAALEAAASPSRDVVLFRHERDRFFRLAGFFCAGQGLFWAYLAHFAFTALRPTPGPGPGPGPDDPLRPRDHKWRFGFTASCLTLGSLIVAAGCLFPLRAVRQVTLLRGGSEVTISTHGPLGLGRGPTVTVPLRHVSCRAHRSEVPAAIPLKVKGRLFYFLLDKRGQIYNPRLFDITVGAYRKL, from the exons ATGGCGGCGGCGAgggcccgggcggcggcggcggccttgGAGGCGGCGGCGTCCCCCTCACGGGATGTGGTGCTTTTCCGACACGAACGGGACCGGTTTTTCCGTTTAGCCGGGTTCTTCTGTGCGGGGCAGGGTCTTTTTTGGGCCTACCTGGCTCATTTCGCTTTTACGGCTCTTCGACCCACACCCGGTCCCGGTCCTGGTCCCGGTCCCGACGATCCGCTCCGGCCCCGCGATCATAAATGGAGATTCGGTTTCACCGCCTCCTGCCTCACCCTCG GCTCTCTGATCGTGGCAGCCGGTTGCCTGTTCCCGCTACGTGCCGTCCGTCAGGTGACGCTGCTACGGGGTGGTTCGGAGGTGACGATCAGCACCCACGGACCGCTGGGACTTGGCCGGGGTCCCACCGTCACCGTCCCGTTACGCCACGTCTCCTGCCGCGCTCACCGCAGCGAAGTGCCGGCCGCCATCCCCCTCAAGGTGAAAGGACGACTGTTTTACTTTTTGCTGGACAAGAGGGGACAGATTTACAACCCCCGGCTCTTCGACATCACCGTCGGCGCCTACCGCAAGCTCTAG
- the NXF1 gene encoding nuclear RNA export factor 1, which yields MAEEGKGGYSEHDDRVGGRGFSGRRKKGRGPFRGKMYSEMNHRSRNRGGPGVRARLEEDDGDVPMSEAHDGPRNRYLPYGPRPNRTANIHITVRRDLPTPERSSSTSRDGGRRNWFKITIPYGKKYDKSWLLSSIQNLCSVPFTPVEFHYDHNRAQFYVEDATTASALKQVSRKITDRDNYKVVIVINSSAPPQSLQNELKPEEIEQLKLCMSKRYDGSQRALDLKSLRVDPDLVSQSIDVVLNQRSCMLVVLRIIEDNIPELQSLNLSSNKLYRLDDLSELAQKAAGLKILDLSRNELKSDRELDKVKGLKLEELWLDGNPLCDAFRDQSTYISSVRERFPKLLRLDGHELPPPIAFDVEAPTTLPPCKGSYFGSDDLKVLVLRFLQQYYSIYDSSDRQGLLDAYHDGACCSLSIPFGPQNPPRNSLNEYFKDSRNVKKLKDPTMRFKLLKHTRLNVVAFLNELPKTQHDINSFMVDICAQTNTLLCFAVHGIFKEVDGKSRDSVRAFTRMFIAVPAGNTGLCIVNDELFVRNATTEEIRKAFLMPAPTPSSSPVPTLSAEQQEMLAAFSMQSGMNLEWSQKCLQDNDWDYGRAGQVFTQLKVEGKIPDVAFLK from the exons ATGGCGGAGGAGGGCAAAGGGGGGTACAGCG AACACGATGACCGTGTGGGCGGTCGAGGTTTCTCGGGCCGCAGGAAGAAGGGTCGCGGCCCTTTCCGCGGGAAGATGTACAGCGAGATGAACCACCGCTCTCGTAACCGCGGTGGTCCCGGTGTCCGCGCGCGGCTGGAGGAGGATGACGGCGACGTCCCTATGAGCGAGGCCCACGACGGGCCCCGCAACCGATA CTTGCCCTACGGGCCACGGCCAAACCGCACGGCCAACATCCACATCACAGTCAGACGAGACCTTCCCACCCCAGAGcggagcagcagcaccagccgTGACGGCGGACGCAGGAACTGGTTCAAGATCACT ATTCCGTACGGGAAGAAATATGATAAGTCGTGGCTGCTGAGCTCCATCCAGAACCTTTGCAGCGTCCCTTTCACTCCCGTTGAG TTCCACTACGATCACAACCGGGCCCAGTTCTACGTGGAGGATGCCACTACTGCCAGCGCCCTTAAGCAGGTCTCCCGAAAAATCACCGACAGGGACAACTACAAG GTGGTGATAGTTATCAACTCGTCAGCTCCACCTCAGTCCTTGCAGAACGAGCTGAAACCAGAGGAGATTGAGCAACTGAAG CTCTGCATGAGCAAGAGATACGATGGTTCGCAGCGTGCTTTGGATCTCAAGAGCCTCCGCGTCGACCCAG ATTTGGTGTCACAGAGCATCGACGTGGTGCTGAACCAGCGGAGCTGCATGCTGGTTGTGCTGCGCATCATCGAGGACAACATCCCCGAG CTGCAGTCCCTGAACCTGAGCAGCAACAAGCTCTACCGCCTGGACGACCTGTCCGAGCTGGCGCAGAAAGCTGCCGGCCTCAAGATCCTCGATCTCTCTCGCAATGAG ctgaaaTCAGACCGGGAGCTTGACAAGGTGAAGGGACTCAAACTGGAGGAGCTTTGGCTCGATGGAAACCCGCTCTGCGACGCTTTCCGGGACCAGTCTACCTACATCAG CTCCGTCAGAGAGCGCTTCCCGAAGCTGCTGCGCCTG gatgGCCACGAGCTCCCTCCACCCATCGCCTTCGACGTGGAGGCACCCACGACGCTGCCTCCGTGCAAG GGCAGCTACTTCGGCTCGGATGACCTGAAGGTCTTGGTGCTGCGGTTCTTACAGCA GTATTACTCCATCTACGATTCCAGCgacaggcaggggctgctggaTGCCTACCACGACGGGGCCTGCTGCTCCCTCAGCATCCCATTTGGgccccaaaacccccccag GAACAGCCTGAACGAATATTTCAAGGACAGCAGAAATGTGAAGAAGCTGAAAGACCCCA ccatgCGCTTCAAACTGCTCAAACACACGCGGCTTAACGTGGTGGCCTTTCTCAACGAGCTTCCCAAGACCCAACATGACATCAACTCCTTCATGGTGGATATCTGCGCACAGACG AATACGCTGCTGTGCTTTGCCGTCCACGGGATCTTCAAGGAAG TGGACGGCAAATCCCGAGACTCGGTGCGCGCCTTCACCCGAATGTTCATCGCCGTGCCGGCTGGCAACACTGG gCTCTGCATCGTTAACGACGAGCTCTTCGTCCGCAACGCCACCACCGAAGAGATCCGCAAAGCCTTCCTCATGCCGGCGCCCACCCCTTCCTCCAGCCCCGTGCCCACCCTCTCCGCCGAACAGCAGGAGATGCTCGCCGCCTTCTCCATGCAGTCGGGCATGAACCTCGAGTGGTCCCAGAA GTGCCTGCAAGACAACGACTGGGACTATGGCCGGGCTGGGCAGGTCTTCACCCAGCTGAAG gtGGAAGGCAAAATCCCAGATGTGGCGTTTCTCAAGTGA
- the TUT1 gene encoding speckle targeted PIP5K1A-regulated poly(A) polymerase: MDYFRRKFHGENGSGRTLVAVRGGRAPGAGPGPAMDAGSSPAPDPDPHPGPVPATDADPGPVPDPNTEVDCGPDPDPIPETDPDVEALPRGGFRCRLCQVSAANRPSLVEHLRGKKHRRLRSLRAERRAQEQRSLFVSGFARGTSGTELAEYFRAFGEVAAVVMDKEKGAYAIVELRDAAGRERALAEPQHGLAGHRLRVRPREEKVFAYGPPGRGPRREPLSPGRLEQALCQASDVDAQMSQLVGLLELSEDERRVRHLLVTLFQEVFTEFFPGCAVMPFGSSVNGFDTRGCDLDLLLDLEPTKSLQASTRDAPGAGSGSGAEDSILSDIDLAATPAPEVLELVATVLRRCVPGVRRVRAVPTARRPVVKFCHKQSGLAGDISIDNRLALLNTRFLQLCAEADERVRPLVYAVRLWAKQQGLAGNPSGGGPLLNNYALTLLVLFFLQTRSPPVLPTVARLHDLAGDEDRAVVAGWDCSFPRDVASLEPSTNTGSPCSLLAEFFHVFGDFDFPGQVISLREGQALPLPPPTAPETSDGLKLGPLNLQDPFELNHNVAANVNEKTASRFGRCCRDAAKYCRSLQYRHKSSKGRAWGLTRLFQPGAVEPGAASAGAFLISIPLDGAGSSSQQLCQEPGGRGPWFWEVCAAIVFILRDVLKCSCAAGKPLRAPSEESKLPVDSAPSEELPTESDAEEPSAAEPLSVGSKRHLPEATNGTTLPAEKRLRTNVPEEAANWSCTVWHRVWTGRRRVRRQLQHGDGPEGPDGDSLELEQKVSEAIVQQEGTERPLQPLLRFEASARAAGTRRELRVLLRLVPSPVPPSPLFRDFFHFLRSFLPVTVRRRLGQEPAGCPDPQDEGGGEVFSTS, from the exons ATGGACTACTTCCGGCGGAAGTTCCACGGGGAAAACGGGAGCGGGAGGACGCTGGTGGCGGTGCGGGGAGGGCGGGCACCGGGTGCCGGTCCCGGTCCAGCCATGGACGCGGGTTCCAGCCCGGCCCCAGACCCTGATCCTCATCCTGGTCCCGTCCCAGCCACGGACGCGGACCCCGGCCCGGTTCCCGACCCGAACACGGAGGTGGACTGCGGCCCGGACCCCGACCCCATCCCGGAGACGGACCCCGACGTGGAGGCCCTACCCCGGGGCGGGTTCCGCTGCCGCCTGTGCCAGGTCTCCGCAGCCAACC GGCCGAGCCTGGTGGAGCATCTGCGGGGGAAGAAGCACCGGCGGCTGCGGAGCCTGCGGGCCGAGCGCCGGGCCCAGGAGCAGCGGAGCCTCTTCGTCAGCGGTTTCGCCCGTGGCACCTCGGGCACAGAGCTCGCCGAATATTTCCGGGCTTTCGGAGAAGTGGCGGCCGTCGTGATGGACAAGGAGAAG GGCGCCTATGCCATCGTGGAGCTGCGGGATGCCGCAGGCCGGGAGCGGGCATTGGCGGAGCCCCAGCATGGGTTGGCTGGACACCGGCTCCGTGTCCGTCCCCGTGAAGAGAAGGTCTTCGCCTACGGCCCCCCAGGACGTGGCCCCCGCCGGGAGCCCCTCAGCCCGGGCCGGCTGGAGCAGGCGCTTTGCCAGGCCTCGGAT GTGGATGCCCAGATGTCGCAGCtggtggggctgctggagctgagcGAGGACGAGCGCCGCGTACGGCACCTCCTGGTGACGCTCTTCCAGGAGGTCTTCACCGAATTCTTCCCTG GCTGCGCCGTCATGCCCTTCGGCTCTTCCGTCAATGGTTTTGACACCCGTGGCTGCGATCTAGACTTGCTTCTGGACCTGGAGCCAACCAAATCTCTCCAGGCATCAACACGAGATGCTCCTGGGGCCGGATCCGGCTCCGGCGCTGAGGATTCCATCCTGAGTGATATCGACCTGGCAGCGACGCCGGCACCggaggtgctggagctggtggcAACAGTGCTGCGGCGCTGCGTGCCGGGCGTACGCCGCGTCCGGGCCGTACCCACCGCCCGCCGCCCCGTCGTCAAGTTCTGCCACAAGCAGTCAGGGCTGGCAGGCGACATCTCCATCGACAACAG GCTGGCACTCCTCAACACGCGGTTCCTGCAGCTTTGCGCCGAGGCGGACGAGCGCGTGCGGCCGCTGGTCTACGCAGTGCGGCTCTGGGCCAAGCAGCAGGGTTTGGCAG GAAACCCCTCTGGGGGCGGACCCCTCCTCAACAACTACGCCCTGACGCTGCTGGTGCTGTTTTTCCTGCAGACGCGCAGCCCCCCCGTGCTGCCTACTGTCGCCCGTTTGCATGATTTGGCAG GGGACGAGGACCGCGCTGTTGTGGCCGGGTGGGACTGCAGCTTCCCGCGGGACGTGGCATCGCTGGAGCCCAGCACCAACACCGGGAGTCCCT GCTCGCTGCTGGCCGAGTTCTTCCACGTTTTTGGGGACTTCGACTTCCCGGGGCAAGTGATCTCACTGCGGGAGGGCCAGGCGCTGCCACTGCCGCCCCCCACCGCCCCCGAGACCAGTGATGGGTTGAAGCTGGGACCCCTCAACCTGCAGGACCCCTTCGAGCTGAACCACAATGTAGCAGCCAATGTCAACGAGAAGACGGCGTCGCGTTTTGGGCGCTGCTGCCGCGACGCAGCCAAGTATTGCCGCAGTTTGCAGTACCGCCACAAATCCAGCAAAGGCCGGGCCTGGGGACTGACGCGGCTCTTCCAACCAGGCGCAGTGGAACCAGGGGCAGCGAGCGCCGGCGCTTTCCTTATCTCTATTCCCTTGGACGGCGCCGGCAGCAGCTCCCAACAGCTCTGCCAGGAGCCCGGTGGTCGCGGCCCCTGGTTCTGGGAGGTCTGCGCCGCCATCGTCTTCATCTTGAGAGACGTCCTCAAGTGCAGCTGTGCCGCAGGGAAGCCGCTGAGAGCTCCCAGCGAGGAATCCAAGCTCCCGGTGGACTCAGCGCCGTCTGAGGAGCTGCCTACGGAATCAGACGCGGAGGAGCCATCGGCAGCAGAGCCGTTGTCAGTGGGCTCCAAGCGTCACCTGCCCGAAGCGACAAATGGCACCACGCTCCCGGCCGAGAAAAGACTGCGGACGAACGTCCCCGAGGAGGCAGCAAACTGGAGCTGTACCGTTTGGCACCGCGTGTGGACGGGCCGACGCCGCGTACGCCGGCAGTTGCAGCACGGGGATGGCCCCGAGGGGCCGGATGGCGACTcgctggagctggagcagaaggTGTCGGAGGCCATCGTGCAGCAAGAAGGAACCGAGCGGCCGCTGCAACCACTGCTGCGCTTCGAGGCCAGCGCCCGAGCAGCCGGCACACGTCGGGAGCTGCGTGTGCTGCTGCGCCTCGTCCcttccccagtcccccccagcccacttTTCCGGGACTTTTTCCACTTCTTGCGGAGTTTTCTGCCTGTCACAGTGCGACGACGCCTGGGCCAGGAGCCTGCGGGGTGCCCAGACCCCCAGGAcgaagggggtggggaggtaTTTTCTACATCCTGA
- the TAF6L gene encoding TAF6-like RNA polymerase II p300/CBP-associated factor-associated factor 65 kDa subunit 6L isoform X1, whose amino-acid sequence MSEREERRFVELPRESVRLMAESTGLELSDEVAALLAEDVCYRLREATQNSSQFMKHTRRRKLTVEDFNRALRWSNVEAVCGYGSQDALPFRAIKEGELYFQEDREVNLVDLALATNIPKGCAETAVRVHVSYLDGKGNLEPQGAVPSAVSTLTDDLLKYYQHVTRAVLGDDPQLMKVALQDLQTNSKIAALLPYFVYVVSGVKSVSHDLEQLNRLLHIARSLIQNPFLCLGSYVRSLIASVMYCALEPLAASINPLNDHWTLRDYAAMLLSRIFWTHGDLVSGLYHQILLSLQKVLADPVRPLCSHYGAVVGLHALGWKAVERVLYPHLPTYWANLQAVLDDYSVSNAQVKADGHKVYGAILVAVERLLKMKAQQAPTPASGAGPRQEGSPRHSPKQDPPAEAGFGLGRPLLQLGGGSGGPPSAAAPVPPALSLHDMYRELYDFFGDSLAARFGTGLPPATLPTPGTPEGARKEPPAFGGEGAARKMPQLTANATVSPREEESPRGEPPAGRPALHRPASLARPRGTPRQPGHRPGARDVFQKCRFAPRGAPRFSFVIAGRQAGRRCQGRLFQTSFPQHHGPGHVSRYAQKLPMIGRTTRPARRWPRAEYSLHLLL is encoded by the exons ATGTCGGAGCGGGAGGAGCGGCGGTTCGTGGAGCTGCCGCGGGAGTCGGTGCGGTTGATGGCGGAGAGCACCGGGTTGGAACTCAGCGATGAGGTAGCAGCGTTGTTGGCCGAGGACGTCTGCTACCGGCTGCGGGAAGCCACGCAG AACAGCTCCCAGTTCATGAAACACACGCGGCGACGCAAACTCACCGTGGAAGACTTCAACCGGGCGCTGCGCTGGAGCAATGTTGAG gcggTGTGTGGATACGGCTCCCAGGACGCGCTGCCATTCCGGGCCATCAAGGAGGGTGAGCTGTACTTCCAGGAGGACCGGGAGGTCAACCTGGTGGATCTGGCCCTGGCCACCAACATCCCCAAGGGCTGCGCTGAGACGGCCGTGCGAG TCCACGTCTCCTACCTGGATGGAAAAGGCAACCTGGAACCACAGGGAGCCG TGCCCAGCGCCGTCTCCACGCTGACCGACGACCTGCTCAAGTACTACCAGCACGTCACCCGGGCGGTGTTGGGCGATGACCCTCAGCTGATGAAG GTAGCcctgcaggacctgcagaccaaCTCCAAGATCGCCGCCCTCCTGCCCTACTTCGTCTACGTGGTCAGCGGG GTGAAATCAGTGAGTCACGACCTGGAGCAGCTGAACCGGCTTTTACACATCGCCCGCAGCCTGATCCAGAACCCCTTCCTCTGCTTGGGCTCCTACGTCCGCAGCCTGATCGCCAGCGTCATGTACTGCGCGCTGGAGCCGCTGGCCGCCTCCATCAACCCCCTCAACGACCACTGGACCCTGCGCGACTACGCCGCCATGCTGCTCAGCCGCATCTTCTG GACCCACGGCGACCTGGTGAGCGGCCTCTACCATCAAATCCTGCTCTCGCTCCAGAAAGTGCTAGCCGATCCCGTGCGTCCCCTCTGCTCTCACTACGGCGCAGTGGTGGGGCTGCACGCCCTGGgctggaag GCGGTGGAGCGGGTGCTTtacccccacctccccacctATTGGGCCAACCTCCAGGCTGTGCTGGACGACTACTCGGTCTCCAATGCCCAGGTCAAGGCGGACGGGCACAAGGTTTACGGTGCCATCCTG gTGGCTGTCGAGCGCTTGCTGAAGATGAAGGCGCAGCAGGCGCCCACCCCGGCATCTGGGGCCGGCCCGCGGCAGGAGGGCTCCCCACGGCACAGCCCCAAGCAGGACCCCCCAGCCGAGGCGGGTTTCGGCCTCGGCCGGCCCCTGCTACAGTtggggggcggcagcggcggccccCCCTCGGCGGCAGCCCCCGTGCCGCCCGCCCTCTCCCTGCACGACATGTACCGCGAGCTCTACGACTTTTTCGGCGACAGCCTAGCTGCCCGTTTCGGCACCGGTTTGCCGCCGGCCACCCTACCGACCCCCGGCACCCCTGAGGGTGCCCGGAAGGAGCCGCCGGCCTTCGGGGGCGAGGGGGCGGCACGCAAGATGCCGCAGCTGACGGCCAACGCCACGGTGAGCCCACGGGAGGAGGAGAGCCCACGGGGAGAGCCCCCGGCCGGCCGCCCGGCGCTGCATCGCCCGGCTAGCctggcccggccccgcgggacCCCCCGGCAGCCCGGCCACCGGCCAGGCGCCCGCGACGTCTTCCAGAAATGCCGCTTCGCGCCTCGCGGCGCCCCGCGGTTCAGTTTCGTCATCGCGGGTCGCCAAGCCGGCCGACGCTGCCAGGGCCGCCTCTTCCAGACCAGTTTCCCGCAGCATCACGGACCCGGTCACGTCTCCCGCTATGCCCAGAAACTGCCCATGATCGGTCGCACCACCCGGCCGGCCCGGCGTTGGCCGCGCGCCGAGTactccctccacctcctcctctga